A section of the Cuniculiplasma divulgatum genome encodes:
- a CDS encoding site-specific integrase, which translates to MSLPIPKSMMIQSSGRRPSIDFFSDEEVQQIFNEIAEKINADIRRADRHKRYYLLVNFLYRTGGRIDEILILRPLDINLATNSVRMQTLKQGKDRNGIQKEKYRIIPLHADLRDAYMEYLLDMNISTKSEDILFPMSRQVVDLYFKKIQEKLGFRIHAHKFRHTFAVKAIMDNVPLNVLQQWLGHSSIFTTSIYTQITGMDTSQFMERVR; encoded by the coding sequence ATGTCTCTTCCAATACCCAAGAGCATGATGATCCAGTCCTCAGGAAGGCGACCCTCGATCGATTTCTTTTCAGATGAGGAGGTACAGCAGATCTTCAACGAGATTGCCGAAAAGATCAATGCTGACATAAGGAGGGCTGACAGGCATAAACGGTATTACCTCCTCGTCAACTTTCTATACAGGACTGGTGGTAGGATAGATGAGATCCTCATCCTCAGGCCATTAGACATCAATCTGGCCACAAATTCGGTCAGGATGCAGACACTCAAGCAGGGAAAGGACAGGAATGGGATTCAGAAAGAAAAGTACAGGATTATACCACTACATGCTGATCTGAGGGATGCCTATATGGAATATCTCCTGGATATGAACATTTCAACTAAATCTGAGGATATACTGTTTCCCATGTCAAGGCAGGTTGTTGATCTGTATTTCAAAAAAATTCAGGAGAAACTTGGTTTCAGGATTCATGCACACAAGTTCAGGCATACATTTGCTGTAAAGGCCATAATGGACAATGTCCCGTTGAATGTCCTGCAGCAGTGGCTGGGGCATTCTTCAATATTCACAACAAGCATCTACACACAGATAACCGGAATGGACACGTCGCAGTTCATGGAGAGGGTGAGATGA